The Nitrospirota bacterium genome window below encodes:
- a CDS encoding P-II family nitrogen regulator: protein MKMIQAIIRTEKFKEVEQTLEKSGFSSLTTAMVMGRGQQKGLQVGSTHYNILPKQMIWVIVQDDQVEKAIDVISSCAATGSIGDGKIFILDVLDTVRIRTREAGEKAI, encoded by the coding sequence ATGAAAATGATTCAAGCTATAATCCGAACAGAAAAATTTAAAGAGGTGGAGCAGACATTAGAAAAATCTGGTTTTAGCAGTCTTACCACTGCAATGGTAATGGGCCGGGGACAGCAGAAGGGTCTCCAGGTTGGCTCGACACACTACAATATTTTGCCGAAACAGATGATCTGGGTGATCGTTCAGGACGACCAGGTTGAGAAAGCTATAGATGTGATTTCTTCTTGTGCAGCCACAGGCAGTATCGGTGATGGGAAAATCTTTATCCTTGATGTACTGGATACCGTAAGAATACGCACCAGAGAAGCCGGAGAAAAAGCTATTTAA
- the cynS gene encoding cyanase: MTREEATRLIIEAKQKRGLTWEEIAKKVGRHKIWTTAALLGQHPMSKEEADASVKALDLSPEVSAALHQYPMRGALESPVPVDPTIYRFYELIQVYGSTIKELIHEMFGDGIMSAIDFEMDIKKVEDPKGDRIVLTFNGKFLPYKKF; encoded by the coding sequence ATGACACGAGAAGAAGCAACAAGGCTCATTATTGAGGCCAAACAAAAAAGGGGATTAACATGGGAGGAGATAGCTAAAAAAGTAGGACGGCATAAAATCTGGACTACAGCTGCCCTTCTCGGGCAACATCCTATGTCAAAAGAAGAAGCAGATGCATCTGTTAAAGCTTTAGATCTTAGCCCTGAAGTTTCAGCCGCATTACATCAATATCCAATGCGGGGGGCATTGGAAAGTCCTGTCCCTGTAGACCCCACTATTTACAGATTTTATGAACTAATACAGGTATACGGATCCACGATTAAAGAGCTTATACACGAAATGTTCGGTGATGGAATAATGAGCGCGATAGATTTTGAAATGGATATAAAGAAGGTAGAAGACCCAAAAGGCGATAGGATTGTTCTTACCTTTAATGGGAAATTTCTTCCTTACAAAAAATTTTAG
- the nrfH gene encoding cytochrome c nitrite reductase small subunit: protein MKVVRKKPLGIPSKILLVVVVTGVISVPLIPLAARKAWVYTNKPEFCVSCHVMKGEYQNWSHSAHRNWAGCNDCHLPQQSMVTELAGKTRDGIYHGYAYLLNKDSVLIRISKHGEDTVMGNCVKCHEPLVENILHNGERKCWECHRGVAHGY from the coding sequence ATGAAGGTAGTAAGAAAAAAGCCACTTGGGATACCTTCCAAGATATTATTGGTAGTTGTTGTTACAGGTGTTATATCTGTCCCGCTTATTCCACTTGCTGCAAGAAAGGCATGGGTTTACACAAATAAACCTGAATTCTGTGTCTCCTGTCATGTAATGAAAGGGGAATATCAAAACTGGTCTCACTCAGCCCACAGAAACTGGGCTGGCTGTAATGACTGCCATTTGCCACAGCAGAGCATGGTTACAGAATTAGCAGGTAAGACAAGGGATGGCATTTATCATGGCTATGCATATCTGCTCAACAAAGACTCTGTGCTTATCAGAATCTCAAAGCACGGTGAGGATACTGTTATGGGTAATTGTGTGAAGTGCCACGAGCCACTCGTGGAAAATATTCTTCACAACGGTGAAAGGAAATGCTGGGAATGCCATAGAGGAGTTGCTCATGGATATTGA
- a CDS encoding heavy metal-responsive transcriptional regulator gives MKRFFIGDIAKRFGLNQRTLRYYETIGLLPKVGRTESGYRIYTDETYRRLEFILKAKSIGLKLDEIKEILLLHDKGEIPCECTKDFIKSKIKEIEEKITALTELKTKLSEVLRTKTHRKAPVSICPIIEDSEKTLDSPSNWIV, from the coding sequence ATGAAAAGATTCTTTATTGGAGATATAGCTAAGAGATTTGGTCTGAACCAGAGAACCCTCAGGTATTATGAGACGATTGGACTTTTACCAAAGGTAGGAAGGACAGAGAGCGGTTATAGAATTTATACCGATGAAACATATAGAAGGCTGGAGTTCATCCTAAAGGCTAAATCCATCGGTCTTAAGCTCGATGAGATTAAAGAGATATTACTTCTTCATGATAAAGGTGAGATCCCGTGTGAATGTACGAAGGATTTTATCAAAAGTAAAATTAAAGAGATTGAGGAAAAAATCACTGCCCTCACAGAGTTAAAAACAAAATTATCTGAGGTACTTAGAACTAAAACACATAGAAAAGCACCGGTCTCAATATGCCCTATAATTGAAGATTCTGAAAAAACACTTGACTCTCCATCCAACTGGATAGTTTAA
- a CDS encoding GMP synthase, with translation DTFDLPDGSVRLASSINYPNQAFRIGKKIYALQFHIEVTESMIKEWFDVNDEEVKELKGKINPAKILNETDVKVHELKKTAKNFFNAFLNIL, from the coding sequence GATACCTTTGACCTTCCTGATGGATCTGTAAGGCTTGCATCGTCAATAAACTATCCTAATCAGGCATTTCGTATTGGAAAAAAGATATATGCCCTCCAGTTTCACATCGAAGTTACAGAAAGCATGATAAAAGAATGGTTTGATGTAAACGATGAGGAGGTAAAGGAACTTAAGGGGAAAATTAATCCTGCAAAGATATTAAATGAAACAGATGTAAAAGTTCATGAACTCAAAAAAACCGCAAAGAATTTCTTTAATGCCTTTCTAAATATTCTATGA
- a CDS encoding CmpA/NrtA family ABC transporter substrate-binding protein, with protein sequence MKHKDKNKDHDIVSTVKSLADPFDPEVSLSHSQCLCNSKTEKESRPVITKEDIIDRAVESSVVRALFGGDEISRREFMKVVGSATALAIISDLLPLKKVKAWAKEATGPLGKTALKIGFIPITCAIPIIMAHPMGFYEKYGLKGTEVVKASGWAMIRDWAIAKQVDCTHMLSPMPLAITVGAGSQSVPFYMPAVENINGQAIILHIKHKGVKTAKDMKGFTFCVPFDYSMHNFLLRYFLAEGGVDPDRDVKIRVVPPPEMVANLKAGNVDGYLAPDPFNQRAVYEGVGFIFKLSKDIWPGHPCCAFATSKEFATTMPNSFKAVFKAIVDATHYAHRAENRESITEAIAPRNYLNQPVEVIKQVLTGKFPDGLGNYLNVPDRIDFDPFPWHSMAVWILTQMKRWGYIKGDVNYKKIAEEVFLATDCAKYMRELGYKAPKTTYKKHTILGKVFDPAKSFEYLKDFAIKRER encoded by the coding sequence ATGAAACACAAAGATAAAAATAAAGACCATGATATTGTTTCAACGGTAAAAAGTTTAGCAGATCCATTCGATCCGGAAGTCTCTTTGTCACACTCGCAATGCTTATGTAACAGTAAAACTGAAAAGGAGTCACGCCCTGTAATAACTAAGGAAGATATCATTGATCGTGCTGTAGAAAGCTCTGTTGTTAGAGCGCTATTTGGAGGAGATGAAATAAGTCGGCGTGAATTCATGAAAGTTGTAGGATCCGCTACTGCATTAGCTATTATCTCTGATTTACTCCCTCTAAAAAAAGTCAAGGCATGGGCGAAGGAGGCTACGGGGCCTCTGGGAAAAACAGCTTTAAAAATTGGTTTTATCCCTATAACCTGTGCTATTCCAATAATTATGGCCCATCCAATGGGATTTTACGAAAAATACGGTCTTAAAGGTACAGAGGTAGTAAAGGCTTCGGGGTGGGCTATGATTCGCGACTGGGCAATTGCCAAACAGGTGGATTGCACCCATATGCTATCACCCATGCCCCTTGCAATTACCGTAGGAGCTGGTTCACAGTCCGTTCCCTTTTATATGCCTGCTGTTGAAAATATTAACGGACAGGCTATCATACTTCATATAAAGCACAAAGGGGTAAAAACTGCTAAAGATATGAAGGGGTTTACCTTCTGCGTGCCGTTTGATTATTCAATGCATAACTTCCTGTTGCGATACTTTTTAGCTGAAGGTGGCGTTGACCCTGACAGGGATGTAAAAATCAGGGTAGTTCCACCTCCGGAGATGGTGGCAAACCTAAAGGCCGGGAATGTCGATGGATATTTAGCACCTGATCCATTCAATCAAAGGGCAGTATATGAAGGTGTTGGATTCATATTTAAATTATCAAAAGATATATGGCCTGGGCATCCATGCTGTGCCTTTGCAACCTCAAAAGAATTTGCTACAACGATGCCAAATTCCTTTAAGGCAGTATTTAAGGCTATTGTGGATGCTACCCATTATGCCCACAGGGCTGAAAATCGTGAAAGTATTACTGAGGCGATTGCCCCTCGCAACTATCTAAACCAGCCCGTGGAAGTGATAAAGCAGGTTCTTACAGGAAAATTCCCTGATGGTTTAGGTAATTACCTGAATGTCCCTGACCGCATAGACTTTGATCCTTTCCCCTGGCACTCCATGGCAGTATGGATACTGACTCAGATGAAGAGATGGGGCTACATAAAGGGTGATGTTAACTACAAAAAGATAGCTGAAGAGGTTTTCCTTGCCACTGATTGTGCGAAATATATGCGTGAATTAGGATACAAGGCACCAAAGACAACCTACAAGAAGCATACAATTTTGGGAAAAGTATTTGACCCTGCAAAGTCATTTGAATATCTAAAAGATTTTGCTATAAAACGGGAAAGATAG
- a CDS encoding gamma-glutamyl-gamma-aminobutyrate hydrolase family protein (Members of this family of hydrolases with an active site Cys residue belong to MEROPS family C26.), producing MTKEMFLVLQHVKSEGIGVFEDVLKKKDIGHKTVRLWEGDRVPDNLDGYRGLVVMGGPMGVYEENRYPFLRDEIRLIKKAIAEDFPAIGICLGSQLIAEASGARVYPGDVKEIGWYEINVTEDGMKD from the coding sequence ATGACTAAAGAAATGTTTCTTGTTCTCCAGCATGTTAAAAGTGAGGGAATAGGGGTCTTTGAGGATGTCCTGAAGAAAAAGGACATCGGACATAAGACCGTAAGGCTCTGGGAAGGAGACAGGGTTCCTGATAACCTTGATGGATATAGGGGACTTGTTGTTATGGGAGGTCCTATGGGAGTCTATGAAGAAAACAGGTATCCATTTCTCAGGGATGAAATAAGGCTTATTAAAAAGGCAATAGCAGAAGATTTTCCTGCCATCGGCATCTGCCTTGGTTCCCAGCTCATAGCAGAGGCATCAGGGGCAAGGGTCTATCCTGGAGATGTAAAAGAGATCGGATGGTATGAGATCAATGTGACAGAAGATGGCATGAAAGAT
- a CDS encoding ABC transporter permease subunit, which translates to MTFLLKQKNWLVLSLGMLVIFVGAWHLLTAGSAGRGLPGPLPVAKTAKELLLNPFYDKGPNDKGVGILTLYSIGRLILGFGGGVMVAIIFGVIFGLNNTIYKAVNPYIQILKSISPIAWMPLLLYSVKHSGVTALLVVFMASLWPTLANTSFGVSNIKKDYINVSKILQLNWFNRLFRVILPAAGPTIVAGMRISMGSAWVAIVPAEALLGSFGLGYFVWNEWNNLSLTSVIFAILLIGLVGVVIDIVLNKIAKRIAYAD; encoded by the coding sequence ATGACATTCTTATTAAAACAGAAAAATTGGTTGGTTTTGAGCCTGGGAATGCTGGTGATTTTTGTTGGTGCGTGGCATCTTCTCACTGCTGGCTCAGCAGGCAGAGGACTTCCTGGACCCTTGCCTGTGGCAAAAACAGCAAAAGAGCTCCTTTTAAATCCCTTTTATGATAAAGGACCTAATGACAAAGGTGTAGGCATTTTAACCTTATACAGTATAGGACGCCTGATATTGGGTTTTGGTGGTGGGGTTATGGTTGCTATTATTTTTGGTGTCATATTCGGTTTGAATAACACTATCTATAAAGCAGTCAACCCTTATATACAGATACTGAAATCAATTTCGCCCATTGCCTGGATGCCTCTTCTGCTGTACAGTGTGAAGCACAGTGGTGTTACCGCGCTGTTGGTTGTTTTTATGGCGAGCCTCTGGCCTACGCTTGCCAATACCTCTTTTGGCGTATCAAATATAAAAAAAGACTATATAAATGTGTCCAAGATTTTACAACTGAACTGGTTCAACCGACTCTTTCGGGTGATTTTGCCTGCGGCAGGACCAACCATTGTAGCAGGGATGCGGATTTCTATGGGAAGTGCATGGGTTGCCATTGTCCCTGCAGAGGCACTGCTGGGTTCGTTTGGTCTCGGTTATTTTGTATGGAATGAATGGAACAACCTGTCCTTAACAAGTGTTATCTTTGCTATCCTTTTAATTGGTTTAGTTGGGGTTGTTATTGATATCGTTCTCAACAAGATTGCTAAACGTATTGCGTATGCTGATTAA
- a CDS encoding PLP-dependent aminotransferase family protein: MKEPALYEKVANEITNLIKKGTFRPGERIPSVRQLHKQLQVSISTVMEAYRLLEDHGMIECRPQSGYYVISLPASTSLEIDASKPSPKPTKVSVNELIMMILKDGRNPDLIQLGAAIPNPELLPVERINRALSVVTRRYRIRNILYEFSPGCEELRVQIARRALTSGCTITPDDIIITSGCQEAIMLALMVICKPGDTVAIESPTYYNFLQAIEILGLRAIEIPAHPRDGINIDTLRYAIEHNPIKACLFITSFSNPLGSCMPDDKKKDLVEMLSEYDIPLIEDDIYGDISFSYQRPKTAKAFDRKEIVLLCSSFSKTIAPGYRVGWMVPGKFKNEIERLKSVSNIATATPIQLAIADFLADGGYDHHLRKIRRIYARNVALMSEAVNMYFPEGTRVSRPSGGHVLWVELPKHIDSLELYEKALKKGISFAPGPIFSSRQKYRNFLRLNAASWNEDIKAAVKTLGSLAGKK, translated from the coding sequence ATGAAAGAACCTGCTTTATATGAAAAGGTGGCGAATGAGATAACCAATCTTATTAAAAAAGGGACTTTCCGTCCTGGAGAACGCATCCCGTCGGTAAGGCAACTGCATAAACAACTACAGGTCAGCATTTCAACGGTTATGGAGGCATACCGACTTCTCGAAGATCATGGCATGATAGAATGTCGTCCTCAGTCAGGATACTATGTAATTTCCCTGCCTGCATCTACCTCATTGGAGATAGATGCATCAAAGCCTTCGCCAAAACCAACAAAGGTAAGCGTCAACGAACTGATTATGATGATTCTTAAGGACGGACGCAATCCTGACCTCATTCAACTGGGAGCAGCCATACCCAATCCTGAGCTTTTGCCCGTTGAGAGAATCAACCGCGCCCTTTCTGTAGTTACACGGCGTTATAGAATCAGAAACATATTGTATGAGTTTTCTCCCGGCTGTGAGGAACTGAGGGTTCAGATTGCGCGGCGTGCATTGACTTCAGGATGCACCATCACTCCGGATGATATCATTATCACTTCAGGCTGCCAGGAGGCAATCATGCTCGCACTAATGGTTATCTGTAAGCCTGGAGATACAGTTGCGATTGAGTCGCCGACTTATTACAACTTCCTTCAGGCAATCGAGATACTTGGCCTCAGAGCCATTGAGATACCAGCCCATCCAAGAGATGGTATTAATATTGACACGCTCCGCTACGCCATAGAGCACAATCCCATAAAAGCATGCCTCTTCATTACCAGTTTCAGCAATCCTCTCGGAAGCTGCATGCCGGACGATAAGAAAAAGGATCTCGTGGAAATGCTTTCAGAATACGATATTCCTCTCATTGAGGATGATATCTATGGAGACATATCATTTTCATATCAGAGGCCGAAGACTGCCAAGGCATTTGACCGTAAGGAAATTGTGCTTTTATGTTCATCATTCTCCAAGACCATTGCTCCCGGTTACAGGGTGGGATGGATGGTGCCAGGGAAATTCAAAAATGAGATTGAGCGCCTCAAATCTGTAAGCAATATTGCCACAGCGACCCCAATACAGCTTGCCATAGCCGACTTCCTTGCAGATGGCGGATATGACCATCATTTGAGGAAGATCAGGAGAATATATGCCAGAAATGTAGCTCTTATGTCCGAGGCTGTAAATATGTATTTCCCGGAAGGCACCAGAGTATCCCGTCCGTCAGGAGGGCATGTGCTGTGGGTGGAACTCCCGAAACATATAGATTCCCTTGAACTTTACGAAAAGGCTTTAAAGAAAGGGATCAGCTTTGCCCCTGGCCCTATATTTTCCTCAAGACAAAAGTATCGCAACTTTCTCAGGCTTAATGCAGCAAGCTGGAACGAAGATATAAAGGCTGCGGTCAAAACTCTCGGCTCTCTTGCGGGAAAGAAGTAA
- a CDS encoding metalloregulator ArsR/SmtB family transcription factor: MKVEAESFKILSVESRIKIIEMLKAGPLSVNTIAEALGISQSAVSQHLRILKQAGLVTDERKGYHIYYSLNKDKLDKYQQELIRVCTCGCELSKRKHISETKEALLEYKKRLEKEIKQVRRRIAELKKEKR; this comes from the coding sequence ATGAAGGTTGAGGCAGAGTCTTTTAAGATCCTTTCGGTAGAAAGTAGAATAAAGATTATTGAAATGCTCAAGGCAGGACCGCTTTCTGTAAATACAATAGCCGAAGCATTAGGAATTAGTCAATCTGCGGTATCCCAGCATCTTCGCATACTAAAGCAGGCAGGTTTAGTTACAGATGAAAGGAAAGGTTATCACATTTACTATTCATTAAACAAAGATAAACTCGACAAATACCAGCAGGAACTGATAAGGGTCTGCACCTGTGGTTGCGAACTTAGTAAAAGAAAACATATCTCAGAGACTAAAGAGGCTTTATTGGAATATAAAAAGCGACTTGAGAAAGAGATAAAACAGGTGAGAAGAAGAATCGCAGAGCTCAAAAAAGAGAAGAGATAA
- a CDS encoding thioredoxin family protein yields MSRKRKVEVFTGGCPLCDETVRLVKKISCPSCDMTVYNLNEKGMDKAREYGINSVPTVVVDGKILDCCVRRKPTEVDLKAAGIGTPL; encoded by the coding sequence ATGTCAAGGAAGAGAAAGGTAGAAGTCTTTACAGGAGGATGTCCTCTTTGCGATGAGACAGTCAGACTTGTGAAGAAGATTTCCTGCCCGAGTTGCGATATGACAGTTTATAATTTAAATGAGAAAGGGATGGATAAGGCAAGGGAATATGGCATTAACTCTGTGCCAACTGTAGTTGTGGATGGAAAGATTCTGGATTGCTGTGTAAGGAGAAAGCCTACAGAGGTTGACCTTAAAGCAGCCGGCATAGGAACACCACTTTAA
- a CDS encoding DUF2917 domain-containing protein yields MKHDSLLRIENGRELKISCDEGILWITQAGDFQDFILASRERFVINREGLVIVSAITDACLNVIF; encoded by the coding sequence ATGAAACATGATTCGCTGCTGAGAATAGAAAACGGCAGGGAATTGAAGATTTCATGCGATGAAGGAATTTTATGGATAACTCAGGCAGGTGATTTTCAGGATTTCATTCTTGCTTCAAGAGAGAGATTTGTGATTAATAGAGAGGGTCTTGTCATCGTTTCAGCCATCACAGACGCATGCCTTAATGTTATATTTTAA
- a CDS encoding ABC transporter ATP-binding protein, which yields MSFLRIQNLTKYFPSTDEKRLQCVFKDVSFEMQKGEFVTIVGHSGCGKSTLLNIIAGLDKPFAGQVELDGRRINGPGLDRMVVFQNFALLPWMSAYENIKIAITAAHKDWDHKRVNDWVQRYIDMVGLNGAEDKKPVALSGGMRQRVGLARAFSVEPKILLLDEPFAQIDALTRGAIQEELVRMWSETGSTVFMVTHDVDEAILLSDRILLMSAGSEAEIVESVDVAIPRPRSRVTIIEHSSYYVIRNHIIHFLVERAHKNRGEGNHLKKVL from the coding sequence ATGTCGTTTTTGAGAATTCAAAATTTAACAAAATATTTCCCGAGTACGGATGAGAAGAGATTGCAGTGTGTTTTCAAAGATGTCTCTTTTGAGATGCAGAAAGGTGAATTTGTGACCATTGTTGGTCATTCAGGCTGTGGCAAATCTACTCTCTTAAACATTATCGCAGGTTTAGACAAACCCTTTGCTGGACAGGTTGAACTTGATGGAAGAAGGATTAATGGGCCAGGCCTTGACCGCATGGTTGTGTTTCAGAATTTCGCCCTTCTGCCGTGGATGTCAGCATATGAAAATATTAAGATTGCTATTACTGCTGCCCATAAAGATTGGGATCATAAAAGAGTTAATGACTGGGTGCAAAGGTACATAGATATGGTTGGCCTGAATGGAGCAGAAGATAAAAAACCGGTTGCCCTTTCAGGCGGTATGAGACAGCGTGTTGGTCTTGCCCGTGCCTTTTCCGTTGAGCCAAAAATACTCCTCCTGGATGAGCCTTTTGCCCAGATTGACGCATTGACAAGGGGTGCAATTCAAGAAGAACTTGTGCGCATGTGGAGTGAAACAGGCAGCACCGTCTTTATGGTAACCCATGATGTGGATGAGGCAATTCTCCTATCCGACCGTATATTGCTCATGAGTGCTGGATCAGAAGCCGAGATAGTAGAATCTGTGGATGTAGCGATACCAAGACCACGAAGTAGAGTCACTATAATTGAACACTCTTCTTACTATGTAATCAGAAACCATATCATCCACTTTTTGGTAGAGCGTGCTCATAAAAATCGTGGAGAAGGCAATCATTTAAAAAAGGTTTTGTGA